A DNA window from Paralichthys olivaceus isolate ysfri-2021 chromosome 3, ASM2471397v2, whole genome shotgun sequence contains the following coding sequences:
- the LOC109636618 gene encoding gamma-interferon-inducible lysosomal thiol reductase-like translates to MVSNMRLSALLPVFLLLCSDSRGSEASHPKPACRYPPSQWCRSLEIAIECKVQKQCMELNATRPNRAVPPVFVSLYYESLCPACRVFITQQLFPTWTMLQDIMAVTLVPYGNAKEVSSANSLFTCQHGELECRGNLIEACIIHLTRHSALQIINCMESAADVLNAAQPCLQLYAPSVSWSSVDSCVKTGQGYRLMHANAVMTRALNPPHTHVPWVTFNGEYTEENEDRAMSSLFQLVCQLYKGVKPPACTGAQVRLNRGFC, encoded by the exons ATGGTTTCCAACATGaggctctctgctctgctgcctgtGTTTTTACTGCTCTGCTCTGACAGCAGAGGTTCTGAGGCATCTCATCCCAAACCGGCCTGTCGTTATCCTCCATCTCAGTGGTGTCGATCACTGGAGATTGCAATCGAGTGTAAG GTTCAGAAGCAGTGTATGGAGTTGAATGCCACCAGACCAAACCGGGCTGTTCCCCCAGTATTTGTCTCTCTGTACTATGAGAGCTTGTGTCCGGCCTGCAGAGTCTTCATCACCCAGCAGCTGTTCCCCACCTGGACGATGCTTCAGGACATCATGGCCGTCACTCTGGTGCCCTACGGGAATGCTAAG GAGGTTTCGTCAGCAAATTCTCTCTTCACCTGTCAGCATGGCGAGCTCGAATGCAGAGGAAACTTAATTGAG GCCTGTATCATCCATTTAACAAGACACTCAGCTCTTCAGATCATCAACTGCATGGAgtctgctgcagatgttctcaATGCTGCACAGCCT TGCCTGCAGCTCTacgctccctctgtctcctggtCGAGCGTGGACTCCTGTGTGAAAACTGGACAGGGATACCGGCTGATGCACGCCAACGCTGTCATGACCAGAGCTCTGAACCCGCCTCACACTCACGTCCCCTGGGTCACCTTTAACGGG GAATACACAGAGGAGAACGAAGACAGGGCGATGTCGTCTCTTTTCCAATTGGTTTGTCAACTTTACAAG GGGGTGAAGCCTCCAGCCTGCACTGGAGCCCAGGTCAGACTGAACAGAGGCTTCTGCTAA